A single genomic interval of Koleobacter methoxysyntrophicus harbors:
- a CDS encoding response regulator, whose amino-acid sequence MLKSINVLIVEDDPMVMDIHKRFISSIEGFKIAGEAFKGSDALKIMEHKEVDLVILDIFMPELDGIETLKKIRENGDDVDVILITAASEGNIIKEVVRFGAFDYIIKPFKFERFKSALDSYKRVFEKMNCGSCEFSQEDIDNVFIPKSKKSMHNPLPKGLQTATLKTIVGYLKNSRVPLSADEVAGLSGVSRVTARRYLEYLIASGRAVVEPCYREVGRPVNKYRLME is encoded by the coding sequence ATGTTGAAAAGCATAAATGTGCTGATAGTTGAGGATGACCCGATGGTAATGGACATCCATAAGAGGTTTATATCATCGATAGAAGGCTTCAAGATAGCAGGTGAAGCTTTTAAGGGTTCCGATGCCCTGAAGATTATGGAACATAAAGAGGTAGATCTGGTTATCCTTGATATCTTTATGCCCGAACTGGACGGAATCGAAACATTAAAAAAAATAAGGGAAAACGGCGATGACGTGGATGTAATCCTTATAACCGCTGCCTCGGAAGGGAATATTATAAAAGAAGTGGTGAGGTTTGGAGCCTTTGACTATATAATAAAACCCTTTAAATTCGAAAGATTTAAGTCAGCCTTGGATTCATATAAAAGGGTCTTCGAGAAGATGAACTGCGGCTCATGTGAGTTCAGCCAGGAGGATATTGATAACGTTTTTATCCCTAAAAGCAAAAAAAGCATGCATAACCCGCTTCCCAAGGGACTTCAGACCGCTACACTAAAAACCATTGTGGGCTATTTAAAAAACAGCAGGGTTCCCCTTTCTGCCGATGAAGTGGCCGGTCTTTCCGGGGTGTCCAGGGTTACGGCCCGCCGTTATTTGGAATACCTGATAGCGTCGGGGAGGGCGGTGGTTGAACCCTGTTACAGGGAAGTAGGAAGACCCGTAAACAAATACAGGCTGATGGAATAA
- a CDS encoding NAD(P)-dependent malic enzyme — MNLKEEALKLHRDNTGKISVISKVAVKNAEDLSLAYTPGVAEPCKEIAKNSDRVYEYTAKGNLVAVVTDGTAVLGLGDIGPLAALPVMEGKAVLFKAFAGVDAFPICLNTKDIDRIVETIKLLEPTFGGINLEDIAAPACFEIEERLKEEMSIPVFHDDQHGTAIVTTAGLINALKVVNKKLDQIKVFINGAGAAAIAIAKLLLHLKVGDIVMADSRGVIYEGRKEGMNPYKEQIARATNRGRVKGKLVDGIRGADVFIGVSRANVLTAEMIRSMAQAPVIFAMANPVPEILPDEAKAAGAAVIGTGRSDYPNQINNVLAFPGVFRGALDVRAVDITEEMKLAAAYAIADLIPDNELSPNYIIPDPFDKRVAAEVAASVARVAMETGVARAKRDPDEIRRRTVELAKI; from the coding sequence ATGAATTTGAAGGAAGAAGCCCTTAAACTCCACAGAGATAACACGGGAAAAATCAGCGTTATAAGCAAGGTAGCCGTTAAAAACGCAGAGGATTTGAGCCTAGCATATACTCCCGGAGTTGCAGAACCGTGTAAGGAAATAGCAAAGAATTCAGACAGGGTATATGAATATACTGCAAAAGGGAATCTTGTTGCAGTTGTAACCGATGGAACAGCAGTTTTGGGTCTGGGAGACATCGGACCGCTGGCTGCTCTGCCTGTAATGGAAGGGAAGGCGGTGTTGTTTAAGGCTTTTGCAGGTGTTGATGCATTCCCAATATGTTTGAATACAAAGGATATTGACAGAATAGTTGAAACGATAAAACTGCTGGAACCTACCTTCGGAGGTATTAACCTGGAGGATATAGCTGCTCCAGCTTGCTTTGAAATCGAAGAACGCCTTAAAGAGGAGATGAGTATACCTGTATTTCATGATGACCAACATGGTACAGCTATTGTTACTACAGCAGGGCTTATCAATGCCTTGAAGGTTGTCAACAAAAAACTGGATCAAATTAAGGTATTTATAAACGGTGCAGGGGCTGCTGCAATAGCTATAGCAAAACTGCTGCTTCACTTAAAGGTTGGGGATATAGTAATGGCTGACAGCAGAGGTGTTATATATGAAGGAAGAAAGGAGGGGATGAACCCATACAAAGAACAGATAGCCCGAGCCACAAATAGAGGAAGAGTTAAAGGGAAGCTTGTTGATGGAATAAGGGGAGCCGATGTTTTTATCGGTGTATCGAGGGCTAATGTACTTACCGCGGAAATGATAAGGTCTATGGCACAGGCCCCGGTGATTTTTGCTATGGCTAATCCGGTGCCGGAAATACTGCCGGATGAAGCAAAGGCAGCTGGCGCAGCAGTAATCGGAACCGGTCGTTCCGATTATCCAAATCAGATTAATAATGTGCTTGCTTTTCCGGGCGTGTTCAGAGGAGCCCTGGATGTAAGGGCAGTGGATATAACGGAAGAAATGAAACTAGCTGCCGCATATGCCATTGCCGATTTGATTCCCGATAACGAACTTTCTCCTAACTATATTATACCCGACCCGTTTGATAAAAGGGTAGCCGCAGAGGTAGCAGCTAGCGTAGCACGTGTGGCTATGGAGACTGGTGTGGCAAGGGCTAAAAGGGACCCAGATGAAATCCGAAGGAGGACAGTTGAACTGGCAAAAATTTAA
- a CDS encoding 2-hydroxycarboxylate transporter family protein yields the protein MEKKSSLRLAGLPVNIFLAAAVIVIAAMFMGKLPKGMIGAFASMMVIGAIMAFIGDRTPVVKDYLGGAPIVAIFGTAFLVYYKIMPEATIENITTFMKGGGFLNFYIAALITGSILGMNSKLLVMAGARYAAPLIAGVITSFAFAGIVGGIMGYGWREGILHIAMPIMGGGMGAGAVPMSQIYSKFFGTDPAPILSILIPALALGNVFSIVAAGLLDKLGKARPELTGNGQLMQGFEFQQDIEEVPDIKLMGAGMLMSCAFFVLGGILNKFIPAIHSYALMIISVALCKIAGIIPEEVEKGANQWYKFIARNLTMALLVGIGVAYTNLGDVINAISVQYIVLVAVVVFGAIVGSGFVGKLVGFNPVESAITAGLCMANMGGTGDVAVLSASNRMELMPFAQISSRLGGALILIIASILLPIIG from the coding sequence ATGGAAAAGAAGTCTAGTTTGAGGCTTGCTGGTCTGCCGGTGAATATTTTCCTGGCAGCTGCGGTAATAGTCATAGCGGCGATGTTTATGGGTAAACTGCCAAAAGGTATGATTGGGGCATTTGCTTCAATGATGGTTATCGGAGCGATTATGGCATTTATAGGTGATAGAACCCCGGTCGTTAAAGACTATCTCGGTGGTGCCCCCATAGTAGCCATCTTTGGAACGGCATTCCTTGTATATTATAAAATCATGCCGGAGGCCACTATCGAGAATATTACGACCTTTATGAAGGGTGGAGGCTTTTTGAATTTCTATATTGCTGCACTTATAACCGGAAGCATATTAGGAATGAATTCGAAACTTTTAGTTATGGCAGGAGCCAGATACGCAGCTCCCCTCATTGCTGGAGTTATCACGAGTTTCGCCTTTGCAGGGATAGTAGGAGGCATAATGGGATACGGCTGGAGGGAAGGCATCCTTCATATAGCCATGCCCATAATGGGCGGCGGAATGGGTGCCGGGGCCGTTCCCATGTCCCAGATATACAGCAAGTTTTTCGGAACGGACCCTGCCCCGATCCTTTCTATACTAATCCCCGCCCTGGCTTTGGGTAATGTGTTTTCAATCGTTGCTGCAGGTTTGCTGGACAAGCTGGGGAAGGCCAGACCTGAACTTACGGGCAACGGCCAGCTGATGCAGGGGTTTGAATTCCAGCAGGATATAGAAGAGGTTCCCGATATTAAACTGATGGGTGCCGGAATGCTGATGTCCTGTGCGTTCTTCGTATTAGGCGGAATTCTGAATAAATTTATCCCGGCTATTCACTCCTACGCGTTGATGATTATATCCGTGGCATTATGCAAAATCGCTGGAATAATCCCTGAAGAGGTTGAGAAGGGTGCAAACCAGTGGTATAAATTTATAGCAAGAAACCTCACCATGGCCCTGCTTGTTGGTATAGGTGTGGCATACACAAACCTAGGGGATGTAATAAACGCTATTTCAGTCCAGTACATTGTACTTGTGGCGGTGGTGGTATTTGGCGCTATTGTCGGTTCGGGATTCGTCGGCAAACTTGTGGGCTTTAACCCCGTTGAATCGGCAATTACTGCTGGATTATGTATGGCCAATATGGGAGGCACGGGGGACGTAGCCGTCCTTTCAGCTTCAAACAGAATGGAGCTTATGCCTTTTGCCCAGATATCATCCCGGCTTGGAGGAGCGCTAATCCTGATTATCGCCAGCATACTTCTGCCAATTATAGGATAA
- the citC gene encoding [citrate (pro-3S)-lyase] ligase translates to MFYEREINLNRSEEANKVRGFLNSLGLKFPEGSEYTVGVFYGEEIVGTGSLAGSVLQGIGIAPQFQGEGISARIITNLMKKALGKGREHLFIFTKPETAAQFQNLGFKKVAEALPFAVLLEWGGQGIDGFKSHLMKISRNKPEGASCIVVNCNPFTMGHRYLIEKAARESPWLYILVVEEDRSLFPFHVRFRLIKEGVKDLKNLSVIPGGEYVISSATFPSYFTREEDLAAAQASLDLEVFSTHIAPPLKVIKRYVGEEPYCPVTSVYNRCMKELLPQKGIQVVEVPRLKIGVEAVSASRVRELIKRGGVEKTRELVPESTYSYLVSPEAREVIERIKRSSSRH, encoded by the coding sequence GTGTTTTACGAAAGGGAGATTAATCTAAACAGGAGTGAAGAAGCAAACAAAGTGAGAGGATTTCTTAATTCTCTGGGGCTTAAATTCCCTGAAGGCAGCGAATATACCGTAGGGGTCTTTTACGGGGAAGAGATTGTCGGGACGGGTTCTCTTGCAGGCAGTGTTTTACAGGGAATAGGCATTGCCCCTCAATTTCAGGGAGAGGGTATTTCGGCACGGATAATTACCAATCTGATGAAAAAGGCCTTAGGAAAGGGCAGGGAACACCTTTTCATATTTACTAAACCTGAGACGGCAGCTCAGTTTCAAAATCTGGGTTTTAAGAAGGTCGCGGAGGCCCTGCCCTTTGCTGTATTACTTGAATGGGGAGGTCAGGGGATTGATGGCTTTAAAAGCCATTTAATGAAAATATCCCGTAATAAGCCTGAAGGGGCGTCCTGTATTGTAGTAAACTGCAATCCCTTTACTATGGGCCATCGCTATCTCATAGAAAAAGCGGCACGAGAAAGCCCTTGGCTCTATATACTGGTTGTCGAAGAAGACCGTTCCCTGTTTCCCTTCCATGTAAGGTTTCGATTGATAAAGGAAGGGGTAAAAGACTTAAAAAACCTTTCGGTGATCCCCGGGGGAGAATATGTAATCTCTTCTGCTACCTTTCCCTCATATTTCACAAGGGAAGAGGACCTGGCTGCAGCCCAGGCATCCCTTGACCTGGAAGTGTTTTCTACTCATATTGCTCCGCCTTTAAAGGTTATAAAGCGTTATGTAGGGGAGGAACCCTACTGTCCGGTCACATCGGTCTATAACAGATGCATGAAAGAACTGCTTCCCCAAAAAGGCATTCAGGTTGTAGAGGTGCCCAGGTTGAAGATAGGGGTAGAGGCCGTTAGCGCTTCAAGGGTAAGGGAACTTATAAAACGGGGGGGAGTAGAAAAAACCCGGGAACTGGTGCCGGAATCCACATACAGTTATCTTGTTTCTCCTGAAGCGAGGGAAGTTATCGAAAGGATAAAAAGGAGCAGTTCAAGGCATTAA
- the citD gene encoding citrate lyase acyl carrier protein produces MKLAKMSIAGSLESNDALITIQPVDKRGVELVIESIVEKQFKDRIEKAVRQVLKDYDIDGVYVRVQDRGALDCTLKARMEAAILRGKGDLQ; encoded by the coding sequence GTGAAACTAGCAAAAATGTCTATTGCCGGTTCTCTAGAATCCAATGATGCCCTTATTACCATTCAACCGGTGGATAAAAGGGGAGTAGAACTGGTGATAGAGAGCATAGTGGAAAAGCAGTTTAAAGACAGGATCGAAAAGGCGGTCCGGCAGGTCCTTAAAGATTATGACATTGATGGCGTTTATGTTAGGGTTCAGGATAGGGGTGCCCTTGACTGTACGCTTAAAGCGAGGATGGAAGCGGCCATTCTGAGGGGAAAGGGGGATTTGCAATGA
- a CDS encoding HpcH/HpaI aldolase/citrate lyase family protein, with translation MRRSLLFVPGNSPGMILNGCIFGADSVVFDLEDAVSTGEKDAARILVRNALKTLDYGNTERIVRINSLKTPYWMDDLNMIIPAGPDVIMPPKVQGDEDIHRIESYISGIEKDRGIPAGRIKLIPLIESALGVEKAFEIAVASKRITGIFLGGEDLTADIGAKRTKKGDEIFYSRSRIVIAAKAAGVSAIDTPYTDVNDEEGLIQDAVLARGMGFNGKAVISPRHVEHVNRVFTPTEEEIEYARRVLEATARGEKEGKGAVSLDGKMIDAPIVARAKQILEIAETLKGGRLR, from the coding sequence ATAAGGAGAAGCCTTTTATTTGTCCCCGGAAACAGCCCGGGGATGATCCTGAACGGATGCATCTTTGGGGCCGACAGTGTTGTATTCGATCTCGAGGATGCCGTTTCTACGGGGGAAAAGGATGCAGCTAGGATACTGGTCAGGAATGCGTTAAAAACCCTGGATTACGGTAATACCGAAAGGATAGTGCGGATAAATTCCCTCAAAACCCCATACTGGATGGATGACCTCAATATGATAATCCCGGCAGGACCTGATGTAATAATGCCTCCTAAAGTCCAGGGAGACGAAGATATACATCGGATAGAATCATATATTTCGGGTATTGAAAAGGACAGGGGGATACCTGCAGGCAGGATAAAACTGATCCCTTTAATTGAATCGGCCTTAGGGGTTGAAAAGGCCTTTGAAATTGCAGTGGCCAGCAAGAGGATAACAGGTATCTTCCTAGGAGGCGAAGACTTGACAGCCGATATAGGTGCAAAGCGAACAAAAAAAGGGGATGAAATATTCTACAGCCGTTCCCGGATAGTCATTGCAGCAAAGGCTGCAGGGGTAAGTGCCATAGATACCCCTTACACCGATGTCAATGATGAAGAAGGCCTGATTCAGGATGCGGTTTTAGCCAGGGGAATGGGTTTTAACGGCAAGGCAGTTATATCCCCGAGACACGTAGAGCACGTAAACAGGGTATTTACCCCTACCGAAGAGGAGATAGAGTATGCCAGAAGGGTTCTAGAGGCAACAGCAAGGGGAGAAAAGGAAGGGAAGGGTGCCGTTTCCCTCGACGGGAAGATGATAGATGCCCCCATAGTGGCAAGAGCAAAACAGATATTGGAGATAGCAGAGACCTTGAAGGGAGGCAGGTTGCGGTGA
- the citF gene encoding citrate lyase subunit alpha, with protein MGDSRDLEGRQVAVKKLVGSLKEAIKLCGLEDGMTVSFHHHLRNGDYVLNMVMDTIAELGYKEIKVAASAVFPVHEPLINHIKQGVVTQIDTNYMSGPVGEAISRGLMSNPVVFRTHGGRPRAIETGELPIDVAFIAAPSSDCYGNINGVDGPSACGSLGYAFPDAMHAEKVVVITDNLVNYPLTPISIDQTRVDYVVVVDSIGDPKGIVSGSTRITRDPVGLTIARYAAEVIEHSGLLNDGFSFQTGAGGASLAAAYYLKKFMKEKGITGSFGLGGITGYFVELLEEGLFKTLLDVQCFDLDAVRSIKANPNHQEISASFYANPESKGCAVDKLDIVILGATEIDTSFNVNVHTDSNGIIMGGSGGHSDTAAGSKLALIVAPLIRARLPVLVDRVLTITTPGDTVDVLVTERGISVNPKNEGLRERLTEAGLPVVDIHELKKKAEALTGKPNPIKTGGKVVAHVEYRDGRIIDTIKNTE; from the coding sequence ATTGGAGATAGCAGAGACCTTGAAGGGAGGCAGGTTGCGGTGAAAAAACTGGTAGGTTCATTAAAAGAAGCCATTAAGCTGTGCGGTCTTGAAGATGGAATGACAGTTTCATTTCACCACCATTTAAGGAACGGTGATTATGTCCTGAATATGGTTATGGATACCATTGCAGAACTGGGATATAAGGAAATAAAGGTTGCTGCCAGTGCCGTTTTCCCTGTGCATGAACCCCTGATTAATCATATAAAGCAGGGAGTTGTAACTCAAATAGATACAAACTACATGAGTGGGCCAGTTGGAGAAGCTATATCAAGAGGGCTTATGAGTAATCCGGTAGTCTTTAGAACTCACGGTGGAAGACCAAGAGCCATTGAGACCGGAGAGCTTCCCATTGATGTGGCCTTTATAGCTGCTCCCTCATCGGACTGCTACGGGAATATAAATGGGGTTGACGGCCCATCGGCCTGCGGTTCACTGGGATATGCATTCCCCGATGCCATGCATGCCGAGAAGGTGGTGGTAATAACCGATAATCTAGTGAATTATCCCCTTACCCCCATATCTATAGACCAGACGAGGGTTGATTATGTGGTAGTAGTAGATAGTATAGGGGACCCTAAGGGGATTGTCTCGGGGAGTACCCGGATTACCCGCGATCCGGTAGGGCTTACGATTGCCAGGTATGCTGCAGAAGTAATAGAACATTCCGGTTTATTGAATGACGGATTTTCGTTCCAGACGGGGGCCGGGGGGGCATCCCTTGCTGCTGCGTATTATTTAAAAAAGTTTATGAAAGAGAAAGGAATAACGGGGAGTTTCGGGCTGGGAGGGATAACCGGTTATTTCGTAGAGCTCCTTGAAGAAGGCCTGTTCAAAACCCTCCTGGATGTCCAGTGTTTTGACCTGGATGCTGTCAGGTCCATAAAAGCCAATCCTAACCACCAGGAAATTTCCGCTTCGTTCTATGCGAATCCGGAATCAAAGGGATGTGCCGTTGATAAGCTGGATATAGTCATCCTGGGAGCAACGGAAATAGATACGTCTTTCAATGTAAATGTCCATACCGATTCTAACGGAATAATCATGGGTGGTTCAGGCGGGCACAGTGATACAGCAGCCGGGTCAAAGCTGGCCTTGATAGTTGCCCCCCTTATCAGAGCAAGGCTGCCCGTGTTGGTTGACAGGGTCCTTACGATAACTACTCCCGGTGATACCGTGGATGTTCTAGTGACGGAAAGGGGTATATCAGTGAATCCCAAAAATGAAGGTCTAAGGGAAAGGCTTACAGAAGCAGGTCTGCCCGTTGTTGATATCCATGAATTAAAGAAAAAGGCAGAAGCCCTTACAGGTAAACCGAATCCCATCAAAACGGGTGGGAAGGTGGTTGCCCATGTAGAGTATCGGGACGGTCGGATAATTGATACTATAAAGAATACAGAATGA
- the citX gene encoding citrate lyase holo-[acyl-carrier protein] synthase — MQERILKARERRWNTRCSLADKFSLPVVSITVNIPGLVKTRGEYIRAHSIILEDFEKVVKDKGFAIVYRDLRLADDGPEAFVVLEGGEVQLKRVCVMIEETHPLGRLADIDVMDSRKRVLSRQDIGAPERKCYLCDEPAQRCIILRKHPLEEVIKEVNRILADYGIKGQAYV, encoded by the coding sequence ATGCAAGAAAGAATCCTTAAGGCAAGGGAACGGCGGTGGAATACCCGTTGTTCCCTGGCGGACAAATTTTCCCTCCCTGTAGTTTCAATTACCGTGAACATCCCCGGGCTGGTCAAGACCAGGGGTGAATATATCAGGGCCCACAGCATTATATTAGAGGATTTTGAGAAGGTTGTGAAAGATAAAGGGTTTGCCATAGTGTACCGAGATCTAAGATTGGCAGATGATGGCCCGGAGGCCTTTGTGGTGTTGGAAGGTGGGGAAGTTCAGCTAAAGAGGGTATGTGTGATGATCGAAGAAACCCACCCTCTGGGGCGTTTAGCTGATATAGATGTGATGGACAGTAGAAAAAGGGTTTTAAGCCGTCAGGATATAGGTGCTCCTGAAAGGAAGTGCTATTTATGCGATGAACCGGCACAAAGGTGTATTATATTGAGAAAACATCCCCTTGAAGAAGTAATCAAAGAAGTGAATAGGATTCTGGCTGATTACGGAATAAAGGGGCAGGCTTATGTATAA
- the citG gene encoding triphosphoribosyl-dephospho-CoA synthase CitG — MYNSVAFKIAGTALRAMLYEVCAAPKPGLVDRESRGAHKDMDIFTFMNSSAAIFPTMYRCALTGLENPDIPPQEVFSRIREIGLQGEEDMFSATGGINTQKGLIFALGNICAAAGRLAGKGEDLTVKNITATVSLMVSGIVEEELKKLPDEKKGFSENKPLTAGQKLFLRYGVTGIRGEVEKGFPTVIKYGLPVFSGLLNEGVTLNDAMVNTLLHIMTASEDTNVLWRAGRQGISHMRKQAEKAIKLGGMKTREGLEAIRKMDREFIQKNISPGGSADLLAVTVMLYLISTIDIKRF, encoded by the coding sequence ATGTATAATTCGGTTGCATTTAAAATAGCCGGTACGGCTTTGAGGGCAATGCTTTATGAGGTATGTGCTGCCCCTAAACCCGGCCTTGTTGACAGGGAAAGCCGGGGAGCCCATAAAGATATGGACATTTTTACCTTTATGAATAGTTCGGCTGCTATTTTTCCGACTATGTACCGCTGTGCCCTCACGGGTTTAGAAAATCCTGACATACCTCCGCAGGAGGTATTTTCGAGGATCAGGGAAATCGGGCTTCAGGGGGAAGAAGATATGTTTAGTGCCACCGGAGGCATAAATACCCAGAAGGGTCTTATCTTTGCCCTGGGGAATATATGTGCTGCTGCCGGCCGACTAGCGGGAAAGGGGGAAGATTTGACCGTAAAGAACATTACAGCTACCGTTTCTTTGATGGTAAGTGGAATAGTTGAAGAAGAACTGAAGAAGTTGCCCGATGAAAAGAAGGGCTTTTCAGAGAATAAACCTCTTACTGCCGGGCAGAAGCTGTTTCTCAGGTACGGAGTTACCGGGATAAGGGGAGAGGTTGAGAAGGGGTTTCCTACAGTTATTAAATACGGCCTTCCCGTCTTTAGTGGACTTCTTAACGAGGGCGTAACTCTAAACGATGCCATGGTAAATACACTTCTGCATATAATGACGGCCTCCGAAGATACCAATGTTTTATGGAGGGCCGGCAGGCAGGGCATTTCCCATATGAGAAAACAGGCAGAGAAAGCCATTAAACTGGGAGGTATGAAAACACGGGAAGGGTTAGAAGCAATCCGCAAAATGGACAGGGAGTTCATTCAGAAGAATATAAGCCCTGGGGGGTCTGCCGATCTATTGGCTGTAACGGTAATGCTGTACCTAATAAGCACTATTGACATTAAGAGATTTTAA
- a CDS encoding Zn-dependent hydrolase: MLTCIERIKKDIEELAKFNATPGKGLTRFSFTEEDKGAREYIKMRMEEAGLEVYEDAAGTVVGRKKGCDDNLPVVMIGSHFDSVKNGGNFDGPAGVIAGLEIARVLHEKNIKTKHPMEFIAMIEEEGGRFGGGLFGSRAMAGKVSKHELETFKDENGITIGEAMRKFGFNPDDIDRARRDPKTLKAFFELHIEQGPVLEAEHKDAGIVDTIVGIDQYEVEITGRPDHAGTTPMNMRADALVLSSSVIQDINRLAKEAGEGTVATVGNLKVSPGAANIVPGKVVFTIDIRSRNGSIIKDIAGKIDGILKERCTAEGLSYRMESKISVPPVKLPEHIIQILKQKAEEMGLAYKQMMSGAGHDAMVMAGITDVGLIFVPSKAGRSHCPEEWTDYEQLQKGIELVLKAALEIAEVEKQ, encoded by the coding sequence TTGCTCACCTGCATTGAAAGGATAAAAAAAGATATTGAAGAACTGGCTAAATTCAATGCTACCCCCGGAAAAGGGCTCACAAGATTCTCCTTTACGGAGGAGGACAAAGGAGCCAGGGAATACATAAAAATGAGGATGGAGGAAGCAGGTCTTGAGGTTTATGAGGATGCTGCTGGAACGGTGGTAGGTCGGAAGAAAGGCTGTGATGACAACCTGCCCGTTGTAATGATCGGGTCCCATTTTGACTCCGTCAAAAATGGAGGCAATTTCGACGGGCCTGCAGGGGTTATAGCAGGCCTTGAGATTGCAAGGGTCCTTCATGAAAAAAACATAAAAACAAAACACCCCATGGAATTTATTGCAATGATTGAGGAAGAAGGCGGGAGGTTTGGCGGCGGCCTCTTCGGCAGCAGAGCTATGGCAGGAAAGGTTTCTAAACACGAACTGGAGACCTTTAAAGATGAAAACGGGATTACCATAGGGGAAGCCATGCGGAAGTTCGGATTTAACCCCGATGATATAGATAGGGCACGACGGGACCCTAAAACCCTTAAAGCCTTCTTTGAGCTTCATATAGAACAAGGACCGGTTCTCGAGGCAGAACATAAAGATGCAGGTATTGTCGATACCATAGTTGGAATAGACCAGTATGAGGTTGAGATTACCGGGAGACCGGATCATGCCGGGACCACACCGATGAACATGAGGGCCGATGCCCTTGTTTTATCCAGTTCCGTTATTCAGGATATTAACAGGCTGGCTAAAGAAGCGGGAGAAGGCACCGTAGCCACTGTTGGCAATTTAAAGGTCAGCCCCGGGGCTGCCAATATAGTTCCCGGTAAGGTGGTATTCACTATCGATATAAGATCTCGTAACGGCAGTATTATAAAGGATATAGCTGGGAAAATTGACGGGATTTTGAAGGAAAGATGCACTGCCGAAGGATTATCGTACAGGATGGAAAGTAAGATATCAGTTCCCCCTGTAAAACTTCCCGAACACATAATTCAGATATTAAAGCAAAAAGCGGAAGAAATGGGCCTGGCTTACAAACAGATGATGAGTGGAGCCGGTCATGATGCTATGGTAATGGCGGGAATTACCGATGTGGGTTTGATTTTTGTCCCCAGCAAAGCAGGTAGAAGTCACTGCCCTGAAGAGTGGACCGATTACGAACAGCTCCAAAAAGGGATAGAACTCGTTCTAAAAGCTGCCCTCGAAATTGCGGAGGTGGAGAAACAGTGA
- a CDS encoding M20 family metallopeptidase: protein MNVRELAEKYRDVIVAWRREFHENPELTGEEIRTGNRVQEELEKMGIEVRRMARTGVLGILKGKTPGKTVALRADMDALPVTEANEIPYKSKNPGVMHACGHDGHVAMLLGAAKILSQMKDELKGTVKFIFQPAEESAWGAKNMLEEGAMEGVTGILGIHLWADLPCGKVSLEAGPRMASTDIFKIFVKGKSGHGSMPHQGIDAIVAASAIVLNLQSIVSRETSPLEPAVVSIGKFNGGARWNVLCNEVVMEGTTRCFNTEIQENFPGMIERIAKNTAEAYRAEAEVEYTVGTPVLINDADMSRLAAGAITKLYGLNALVEMEKVMGGEDFAFLSRTAPGVMAFVGAGNKAKGACYPHHHEKFNIDEDALPIGTSLYAQFAVDFLNR from the coding sequence GTGAATGTAAGGGAGTTAGCTGAAAAATACAGGGATGTAATAGTTGCGTGGAGAAGGGAATTCCACGAGAATCCCGAATTAACGGGGGAAGAAATCAGAACCGGAAACAGGGTTCAGGAAGAGCTGGAGAAAATGGGGATAGAAGTAAGGCGGATGGCCAGGACAGGGGTTTTGGGGATACTTAAAGGGAAGACCCCGGGGAAAACCGTTGCCCTGAGGGCTGATATGGATGCCCTGCCCGTAACAGAAGCCAATGAAATACCTTATAAGTCCAAGAACCCCGGTGTTATGCATGCCTGCGGCCATGACGGCCATGTAGCAATGCTTTTAGGGGCTGCAAAAATCCTCAGCCAGATGAAGGATGAACTGAAAGGAACCGTTAAATTCATCTTCCAGCCTGCAGAGGAGTCGGCCTGGGGTGCAAAGAATATGCTGGAAGAAGGGGCTATGGAAGGTGTGACAGGCATCCTAGGTATTCACCTGTGGGCCGACCTGCCGTGTGGGAAGGTATCGCTGGAGGCCGGCCCCAGAATGGCTTCAACCGACATATTTAAAATCTTTGTAAAGGGCAAAAGCGGACACGGTTCCATGCCCCACCAGGGGATTGATGCTATAGTGGCCGCTTCGGCAATAGTCTTAAACCTCCAGTCTATCGTAAGTAGGGAAACGAGTCCTCTAGAACCTGCCGTTGTCAGTATAGGGAAATTCAACGGCGGGGCGCGGTGGAACGTCCTGTGCAATGAGGTGGTCATGGAAGGGACAACCAGGTGTTTTAATACCGAGATACAGGAGAACTTCCCCGGGATGATTGAAAGGATAGCAAAGAATACTGCTGAAGCATACAGGGCAGAGGCAGAGGTTGAATATACCGTAGGCACTCCTGTTCTCATTAATGATGCCGATATGTCGCGGCTGGCTGCAGGGGCAATAACCAAGCTCTACGGCCTGAATGCTTTGGTTGAAATGGAAAAGGTGATGGGAGGAGAAGATTTTGCTTTTCTCAGCCGGACTGCCCCGGGAGTAATGGCCTTTGTAGGTGCCGGAAACAAAGCGAAAGGGGCCTGTTATCCCCATCACCATGAGAAGTTTAATATAGATGAGGACGCATTACCTATAGGGACATCCCTTTATGCCCAGTTTGCCGTTGATTTTTTGAATAGGTAG